CTAGGCTGACTAAACTTACTCTCCTTGCCCTCAAGTTCTGTCAATACAGTTTTGACTTCATTCAAAAAATCATGTGCCAGAGTTAAACTTATATTTTCCTTAATGACAATGCGCAACGCTTCAACATTTTGTGCGTTCGCAGGCAGGGTATAGGCAGGGACGATCCATCCTCGAGTACGCAATTCTCTTGAAATATCAAAAACGGAGTAATGACTATTATCTTTGAGGGAAACACTCACAACAGGCTCCATGCGGCGGGTACCGAGCAAGACAAACTTGCCTGTACTAAGCAAACCCTCGAGTACAAAGTCACTTACCTCCATCATGTTATTAATAATTTTTTGATAGCCTATTTTTCCCAAACGAAGAAAATTATAATATTGGGCAACAATCATGGAACAACCATTAGAAAAATTAAGCGTATAAGTAGGCATATTGCCACCCAAGTAGTTAACATCAAAAATCAAATCCGAGGGCACTACAGACTCATCCCTGAAAATAAGCCAGCCTATACCTGGATATACCAAACCATATTTGTGCCCCGAAAGGTTAATTGATTTTACTTGCTCAAGACGGAAGTCCCAATTGATGCCATCATCAATAAACATCGATATAAAACCACCACTCGCAGCATCCACATGCAATGGGATATCCAAACTTTTTTCCTTTTTTATACGGACAAGTAAAGCATTTATTTCTTCAATTTCGTCATATTCTCCCGTAAATGTAGTACCAAGAACAGCAGCAACACAAATCGTATTTTCATCAATAAGAGGCTCGACATCTTTTGCTGTAATCACATATTTCCCTTCTTGCAGAGGAATAATTCTTGGTTCTACATCAAAATAACGGGCAAACTTATCCCAACAT
This Legionella fallonii LLAP-10 DNA region includes the following protein-coding sequences:
- a CDS encoding glutamate decarboxylase yields the protein MIRKKNKSKESSRSVSIYASRYDLHDFILTKFNEFGMPSRVAKQLIQDELKADGIPILNLASFVTTWMEPEADELIMQCINKNFIDHDEYPRIEKIHERCVHILADLLNVKKSDNYAGTATVGSSEAIMLAGLAHKFSWRNKQKAAGMDSSQPNIIIGADVQICWDKFARYFDVEPRIIPLQEGKYVITAKDVEPLIDENTICVAAVLGTTFTGEYDEIEEINALLVRIKKEKSLDIPLHVDAASGGFISMFIDDGINWDFRLEQVKSINLSGHKYGLVYPGIGWLIFRDESVVPSDLIFDVNYLGGNMPTYTLNFSNGCSMIVAQYYNFLRLGKIGYQKIINNMMEVSDFVLEGLLSTGKFVLLGTRRMEPVVSVSLKDNSHYSVFDISRELRTRGWIVPAYTLPANAQNVEALRIVIKENISLTLAHDFLNEVKTVLTELEGKESKFSQPRRGKNITH